The following are from one region of the Acidobacteriota bacterium genome:
- a CDS encoding metallophosphoesterase: MNDNKSRLMTRRQALLSIAALSAGTLIKPSSVFCSPVKDKLRFAVIGDWGTGDTDAINTAKQLITAHQSSALDFVISAGDNVYPNGSGRYFAKCFEQPFSELVKQKIKFYAVLGNHDVREGRQDQCQYPLFNMGGMNFYKLEKGAGLADFFMIDSTDYDATQANWLETSLRNSKARWKIATLHHPIYSSGKRHGSDTGLRKKLEPLFTRYGVSVVLSGHDHIYERTKTQQGIQYFVTGAGGKCRRGDVDLKSPFREVSYDEDNHFMVMEIDDKQISFKAISEPGQLIDSGIIQQG, encoded by the coding sequence ATGAATGACAATAAAAGCAGACTAATGACGCGACGGCAGGCTTTGCTTTCCATTGCGGCACTTTCGGCGGGAACATTAATTAAACCTTCATCGGTTTTCTGTTCGCCGGTTAAGGATAAACTGCGATTTGCAGTTATCGGCGATTGGGGAACCGGTGACACAGACGCGATTAATACCGCAAAACAACTGATTACGGCGCATCAAAGCTCGGCGCTCGATTTTGTGATTTCAGCAGGCGATAACGTCTACCCGAACGGCAGCGGACGTTATTTCGCAAAATGTTTTGAACAACCCTTTTCCGAACTGGTCAAACAAAAAATCAAATTTTACGCGGTGCTCGGCAATCACGATGTTCGGGAAGGCCGCCAGGATCAATGCCAGTATCCGCTGTTCAATATGGGCGGGATGAATTTTTATAAGCTGGAAAAAGGCGCGGGGCTTGCGGACTTTTTTATGATCGATTCAACCGATTACGATGCGACGCAAGCCAACTGGCTGGAAACTTCGCTGCGCAATTCCAAAGCGCGATGGAAAATTGCCACGCTTCACCATCCGATTTATTCTTCCGGCAAACGTCACGGGTCGGACACCGGACTTAGAAAAAAACTCGAACCGTTGTTTACACGTTACGGCGTGAGCGTCGTGTTATCGGGTCACGACCATATTTATGAACGCACCAAAACCCAACAAGGCATTCAATATTTCGTTACCGGAGCCGGCGGCAAATGTCGTCGCGGCGATGTCGATTTGAAAAGCCCGTTTCGCGAAGTCAGCTATGACGAAGACAATCACTTCATGGTCATGGAAATTGACGATAAGCAAATCAGCTTTAAGGCAATCAGCGAACCCGGTCAGCTAATCGATAGCGGCATCATTCAGCAGGGATAA
- a CDS encoding PepSY domain-containing protein has product MKLSLKNLMGVICFCLAFLMALSVLTQADEKRVKMKNLPKAVQQTIAEQSKGATVIELSQEKEHGQIFYEVGMKIDGHHKDVLIDANGAVVEIEEEVALDSLPSAVKSEIEKQAGRGKIVMVESITKNGQLVAYEAHIKSGKKSQEFKVDTNGQIIKE; this is encoded by the coding sequence ATGAAACTCAGCTTAAAAAACCTGATGGGGGTCATCTGTTTTTGTCTGGCATTTCTGATGGCTTTATCGGTATTGACCCAGGCTGATGAAAAGCGCGTCAAGATGAAGAACCTGCCCAAAGCCGTTCAACAAACCATTGCCGAACAAAGCAAAGGCGCAACCGTCATTGAACTATCGCAGGAAAAAGAGCATGGGCAGATATTTTATGAAGTTGGCATGAAAATCGACGGGCATCATAAAGATGTGTTGATTGATGCCAACGGAGCAGTTGTTGAAATAGAAGAAGAGGTGGCATTGGATTCACTTCCCTCAGCAGTTAAAAGCGAAATCGAAAAACAGGCAGGACGCGGCAAAATCGTTATGGTCGAATCAATCACCAAAAACGGACAGCTCGTCGCCTACGAAGCCCACATCAAAAGTGGCAAAAAATCGCAAGAGTTCAAGGTCGATACCAACGGCCAAATCATCAAGGAGTAA
- a CDS encoding DUF433 domain-containing protein, which produces MSNQYVEQINGAYRVAGSRVSLDSIVYGFWNGESPETIAQSFPTLTLKQVYGAITFYLEHEAEIDEYISQGEIEFEKLRDKARQSDPMFYQKLANARKNMKTPAL; this is translated from the coding sequence ATGAGCAATCAATATGTCGAACAAATCAACGGAGCCTACAGAGTCGCAGGCAGTCGGGTTTCTCTTGACTCGATAGTTTATGGCTTTTGGAACGGCGAATCGCCCGAAACGATTGCACAATCGTTTCCGACACTGACCCTCAAACAAGTTTATGGAGCCATAACGTTTTATCTGGAACATGAAGCCGAAATTGATGAATATATCAGCCAAGGCGAAATCGAATTTGAAAAATTGCGTGATAAAGCCCGCCAGTCTGACCCGATGTTTTATCAAAAACTCGCAAATGCCCGTAAAAATATGAAAACTCCTGCGCTATGA